A section of the Castanea sativa cultivar Marrone di Chiusa Pesio chromosome 12, ASM4071231v1 genome encodes:
- the LOC142619495 gene encoding uncharacterized protein LOC142619495 — MVAHLISLEVLGGFGKGIFYLRCFFDIFREVLSRMLDVANSARQFSDFFVGSTAGTSLMVSHLLFADDTLIFCDADPTQIANLRAILARFVEALGLSINLAKSELVPVGVVHNLEALVGLLGCRQSSLPLKYLGLLLGAKFKDLPIWNPILKKMERRLVGGKAYGEIIEKFSMEWKMVVEIWHEDRCFMEEGYRGKIWEYLGWDGTRVKFWKHAWCGDSTFQEDFSELYCLSRSKDSLVAEVMDWSAGRIHWNVQFRHPPQDWEQESFDRFMDLIYSSTVRGFDLDKACWKPAMSKGKILTTDNLRKRGVFVLDWCYMCKRCGESVDHLLLHFPIAWELWSLVCYLFGIHWVMPHTVIELFESWQEKFGRRRNIDVWRLVPHCLIWCIWRERNAISFEGCEHSLLEIKSFFLHFL, encoded by the exons ATGGTAGCCCATTTGATTTCTTTGGAAGTTCTAGGGGGATTCGGCAAGGGGATCTTTTATCTCCGTTgcttttttgatatttttagggAGGTGTTGAGCCGTATGTTGGATGTGGCTAATTCCGCTAGGCAGTTCTCTGACTTTTTTGTAGGTAGTACGGCTGGTACATCGTTAATGGTATCTCATCTTTTATTTGCTGATGACACTCTTATCTTTTGTGATGCTGATCCTACACAAATTGCTAATTTGAGGGCGATTCTTGCTAGATTTGTGGAGGCATTAGGGTTAAGTATTAACTTGGCAAAATCTGAGTTGGTACCCGTTGGTGTGGTGCACAATCTAGAGGCTTTGGTGGGGTTGTTGGGGTGTAGGCAGTCTTCTCTTCCcttgaaatatttgggccttCTATTAGGTGCTAAATTTAAGGACTTACCTATCTGGAATCCTATCTTAAAGAAGATGGAGCGGAGATTAGTAG GTGGAAAAGCATATGGAGAAATCATAGAGAAATTTTCTATGGAGTG GAAAATGGTTGTGGAGATATGGCATGAAGATAGATGCtttatggaggagggttatagaggcaaaatatgggAATACTTAGGGTG GGATGGTActagagtgaagttttggaagcatGCGTGGTGTGGGGACTCTACTTTCCAAGAGGATTTTTCGGAGCTCTATTGTCTTAGTAGGTCAAAGGATTCTTTAGTGGCTGAAGTTATGGATTGGTCTGCTGGGAGGATTCATTGGAATGTGCAATTTCGTCATCCACCACAAGATTGGGAACAAGAATCTTTTGATCGGTTTATGGATTTGATATATTCTTCAACTGTGAGGGGATTTGATCTTGATAAGGCTTGTTGGAAGCCAGCAATGAGCAaag gtaagatcttaacaacaGACAACCTTCGTAAAAGAGGTGTGTTTGTGCttgattggtgttatatgtgtaaGAGATGTGGGGAGTCAGTGGATCACCTTCTGCTTCATTTCCCCATAGCTTGGGAGTTGTGGTCACTGGTTTGCTACTTGTTTGGTATTCACTGGGTTATGCCTCATACAgttattgagttgtttgagtcttggCAGGAAAAATTTGGGCGACGTCGTAACATAGATGTGTGGAGATTAGTGCCTCATTGTTTGATATGGTGCATTTGGCGTGAAAGGAATGCTATAAGTTTTGAGGGTTGTGAACATTCTTTactagagattaagtcttttttcttgcaCTTTCTTTGA